GTGTCTTATCCCACTGCCCGCCTGGGAAGTGCtccatttctcacattttttcatgcaggtgtgtgtgtgcagttcgGAGTGTTCTCCGTCCCTCCCTTACGAGTGTGTGGACTGCTCTTCTGACCACCGCTGCGCTTTTGTGGTCTCTTTATAGGCGACAGGGAGCCGTCAGGGAACCAGGTATCCGAAGAACCTCTGGACTCCTACATCAACACAGGTatatcctttgatttattttcttgtgaagttctgtaaaaatctcagctaTAAGTATAATAATTAAACTAAGATTTCAATGTACTTTAATGCTCTTCTTGTAGACTGATACCTTAAAGTTGGAACTGTTTAAAATGGCGAAAACATGTTGTCTGCACCAGCTACTACTCAGTGCTCATTGTGGACTGATTTCCCCTGTGAACAAGGTTAATGTTCCTCGCACTGTTATTGATGAGCGGCGTTCAGGAACACCACACACAAGTTGTACACATTGTGGAAGGAAGTGGAAGTAAGAAAGTGCCACATTGCTGCTCCCTGTAAAGCCTCCTTACTGCCTTCTATCAGTGTGTAGGGTGAACAGTTTCCTGCACTTTTTCCTtcaacagaaattaaattttttaaaaaggtgaaggaaatgcatttaTGAATCAAGAGGAAAATATCCATTTGTAAATTTTGGAACTTGACTCTAACATGGGGAGactttgtactgtatttttcgGTGACAAACTTCCCCTCAAAGTGGTAGTTGGATTTGAgctttactgttttattttaaaaaataaaataaataaaagtgaaatcaCTGCTACTTGTTTCAAGAGTATTACTGTTCTCAATTTTGAATGAGGCTGCAGTGACATTAACTTGTGTCTTTTTGGGACAGGAGCTCTCATCAGTACTATTGTGAAAGTGAAAATTAGTTTCCTAACATAATACACCAGTTCATGAGTGTATGACATTGTGGAGAACAGCTGCAAAATGACACTGTGATGAACCGGGGTCCATGTGTCCTCCTGAATGTGCtctgagttgctccagtgatTCCATTTTCAGTCCATATGTTGAACTGTCACATATGTCATTATATTaacaagaatacacacacacacacacacatgcacacacaggtcAACTTGTGCTAAATCCTGCACATGGCTTCGGCTGTGTAACCCCTCACATCCTCTGTTTGATGTCACTTGTTTCACTTGTCTTTGTCTTGCTGCAGCTGTGTCCAGCAAAGGCCTCCCTCCGGCTGCAGGCGATGTCTTTGCCCCCCAGACGTACCACGGTACCAAGTGAGTACAGGGCGCCGTGCAGAAATGTTTCGGGAAGAGCGTGGCTGCAGCTGAAGCCTCCTAGATGGTGATCGCTGTTAGCGTCAGCGTTGGGTAAAGGTGCGAGTGTCCCTTACGATGATGTGTACAGGTGTTtgtttccttctcctcctgggCGCTGTGCGCACCTGTGGTTCGGCGCTCTCGGCCCCTAAACGCACTCTTCTGGTTGGCAGGTCCTACCCTCATGTCCCCCCTCAGACTGGCAACCCTGCCATCGCCTCCTTCCCTGCCTTGACGCAATCGCCCACCTACTCCGCCTTCCCCCCAGCTGCTCAGAGCTACGGTCTCCCGCCCTTCGGTTTGTCCCTCCGTGCACCGGCGCACACGCACTGCACGCTGCCAGGCGACGCAATCACAGCGCGGCTTTCTGAGCCACTAACACGGCCTCTCTGCATCTGCATTGTCCCGTTCGCTGGGCGCGCTTCCCGTCACCTTCACGTTCGCGTTCTCTCTGCAGGTGCCATGTGGCCGGGCATCAAGACAGAGACAGGACTGGCTGAGGCGCCTTCTGTGGGTCAGACTGGGTTCCTCAGTTTCAGCGCACCCTATACTTCAGCTCAGCCTGGCCAGCTGCACTACTCTTACCCTGGTCAAGGCAAGCGCTTCCTTAACTACTCTGCCCTCTCTGCCCGTCCCCCAGCTCTCTGTCTTTGCCTTTCTGCAAAAAACCTGCAAGCACAGCACTTCAGCTAGCACAGGCTTCTCATACAGGACGCCGCTTCCTTTGTGCAGTTGCACCGTCCCCTTGATTGAATTTTCACCAACTGTTTCCTGGTCCTCCCCGCCCAGGTGCCAGTTTCACAGCCTCCAGCGTGTACGCCAACAGTCCCGCTGGCACACTCGTCACCACAGCCTCTGTCACGCAGACACATCAGGTGAGGGGGGCGCGGGTGTCCCGTCGAATCTGTGTGTCTGCGGTCATTCAAAGTGAAGAGTGCAGGCGGAGACAGTCCGTTTAGGTCGCCTGGAGTCAAATGTCACCAACGGTCTGTCAGTTGTTTCGGACGTTTGGTTCTACCTCGCACACCTTGCCTTCCCTCTGACACGGCACGTTGTGTAACACCTCTTGGCTTTCAGGAATACTCGAGCTACAGCCCGCTGGCCCACAGCCACTTCCCCCAGTTCTACAGCCCGCCCCCCACCTATACGCCCACTAGTCtctcgagcagcagcagcggcggtgACAGCGAAGGCGTCAGTGTGGCAGGGTACCCCTCCGGCAAAGCTGAGGGCAATGCGGAGACCAGCATCACAGGTGAGAGAGTAGCCGTAACGACCACGCCGTCGTAAGTGAGCTTCGTCTTTAGTCACAACCCCCTTGTGCTCTATTATGCGAGCAAGGAGAGGATATagagtgccttgcaaaagtatttgAGGCCCTTCAAGGTTTCCAACATTGTTTGCCAACATGACACGTTATACTTGGACATATTTTACCAATCAGTATTTTTCTTGTCAGCTCATATGCTGTAACACTGCATTGTCAGGGCCTAAACAAGTAATTTGTTCACACATGTTTAAAGGAAAAGGCAAACTGAAATATGctgcttgcataagtattcagtCCCCTGAGCTCTGGAAACTTGTGAGTTGATACAGGTGGAAAAACGAGTCCCTCCAAGGTCACAGTTGTCCCTTAATGGGGCAGGATCGGTGTCTCCCCGTAAACCATGAATGTACCAAGCCTGTTTGCTGAAAAGCTGAAGCTTGGGAGAAACTTCGCTTGAAGCAGGACAGTGATCCCAACTACAAGGGCGAACGCTGGAGGGGCTCAAAATATCTGCTGGTGTCCTCAGTGCCGTGGAGAATCTGCGGCACTGCGTGAACGTTGCAGTGCCCACAAGCGTCGTTTAAATATACACGTAAATTAaatttatcacacacttttctccacagcgacttccaatgaactctatgtagtattatcagctcacacaccttattcactgcggcgacttacactgctagatacactacttacaatgggtcgctcgtccatacatcagtggaacacgcgcgcacactctctctgtgactgaACAGCATCCAGCCAACGAAAACAAACTAAAACTGCCCCAATGGCGAGTAAGCTGGTAAATATTTACCCCAAAAGACACGATTGCAGCAGAATGCATTGATAGAACAGAATGGTGATAACTTTCAAGGGATTTTGAATACTTTTGTAAGGTGCTGTATATGTGTGACTGCTATGTTATAGAATGggtctttgttgtgtttttcaccACTTTTGCATATCatttatgttaatttaaaatgagtatAAATGCATAGAAGTAGTGATTTATGAAATGCAGTACTCTGCAGGTAATTTTATAGAACTAGTTAATACCGTACTCTTTTCATTAATgagcaacattttattttttccttaatttttaagaaacatttttaaattgctgtgAGATACCTAAACAGTAACAGGTGTATTGTACAGGGTGAGCGGCTGTTGTTCAACGTTACCTCCAAACATCGGCACTCGAATAATATAATCATTGGCTGAGGAGACAGCCGTCGCAAGTTGGACACATCGTAACTGCGGGGCCACCTGTAGACGTGCCACCTGTagctgcaggggcagctggtagtgtagtggttccagctgctgcctttggacccaaaggttgcaggttcaagctttccctccagctgtagtatccttgagcaaagtacctacgctgacttgctccagtaaaaacataataaataaaaagttaagcCGACTGGGtaaataagtaccttacttattTTCTTACTAcatatgtgtaaatgtttactgtgtattttactggcactctgtttttgctttgtagTCCTTGCGCACTGTGTGTTGTATAATGTGTATCCGATATTTCATGTGTACACTGAGTGCTACATGTATATTGTGTGTATTATCTGAATGCTGTACGTACTGTACAGGTGTTTTGTCTATATTTGTGGTCTGTATACTTGTAACTTGCTCTGCACAGAACGCACCAAAGACTTGTACCACCTGTACGCTTGTGGTCGTGGTGAAGTGACAATGAAGTGATTTGATTAGGTTTGACCTTAACACCgtaaagtcgctttggaaaaaagtgtcagcgaaatgaacGCATGAGATGTAAAGGTGCACACAGTgtaaacacacccacaccccgGGATAGACGTCAGTCAAACTTTTGCACTGTGCTTTTGGAGCTCCTGCAATCTCTGGAGCGTTTCGCATGTCATGAGCTCCTGGGGAGGACTGCACTCATGTGGACGCCCCTGTGTTCTCCACCAGATTCCTCTGTTGCCGTGGCTCCTCCCGCAGGGATGCGCGAGCGTGACGAGGGCGGTTGCCGGAACAGCAGTGGCAAGGCCAAGGCCAAGGCCAGGAAGTCCGAGAGCACGCTGCCAGTTGACAGCAACCTGGAGGTGCACGCACACGTCTACACGCACGTCTAAACGCACGTCTGCACGCTTCCACACAGTTGGGTGACCATTGCGAGTGCCACTAATTTGCTCAATGAGGCACAGCTGCTGCGGGCCTGCTGACTCGACATTGTTCTTCTGTCACGTTGCAGCGCATCTTTCTGTGGGATCTGGATGAAACCATCATCATCTTCCACTCGCTGCTCACTGGCACCTTCGCTCAGAAGTTTGGGAAGGTCAGCAAAGCTTTATGGTGTCAGTGTACCATCTTTATCGAACCCCTGCCCGGTTTTACCTCGCTGCACCCGTGCGTTTCGCCCCATCCAGGACCAAACCACGGTGCTGAACCTCGGCCTGCAGATGGAGGAGCTGATTTTTGAGCTGGCGGACACACACCTGTTCTTTAATGACCTGGAGGTGAGTTTGCCACTGTCACACACCATGAAGCCCTGTTTCTGCACATGAGGTCAAATGACGCTGTACTGTGAGTGTTGACATTAGAGCTCATGTTTCTGAGGACAGAAAGAGGGAGATCcctcgtcgtcgtcgtcctcctccgGTGTCTCCATGCGTGAAGTCCTGACCCTCCGGTTTCAGTGTGTCACATGTGAACCTCTTTAAACCCTTTAACATCCCAGGAGAGTCTGGATCCACGTCAACATTCGCAGGGGTTTCTTCTCAGACTCCCGAGTGCCTTTCGTTTAATTTAtttccaatacacacacacacacacacacacacacacacacacacacacacacacacacacacgcattttctgaaccgcttgtcccatacggggttgcggggaaccggagcctacccggcaacacaggccgtaaggccagagggggaggggacacacccaggatgggacgccagtccgtcgcagggcaccccaagtgggactcgaaccccagacccactggagagcaggactgtggtccaacctactgcaccccCATTTTATTTGCAATAATTATTGGAAATTGTTTATTCTTCGTAGAAATGCTTAAAAGAGAATAATAATCACCATTTGGAGTGAAAGCCCATGATACCTGCTTTCTTACGTGTTTGAACCCAATTGTGACTGACTGCAGTTTTGAAGCATTTTCTGGCAGAGGCTCATGTGACTTCTGGGGTTGGCAGAATTAGCaacatattttttccccaaaatggtTGCATCCAAAAATGAGAACTTTTGTACAGATGAAAGCTTGTATCCCTTACACACTGTATGAATACGTGACTGTATGTACACCGTGACTTTGGAGTGTTGTAGAGTGACGGTGACGCTAAGAACAGAGCATCGTGACGTAATAGTCGTGTGTAGCTTCTAACGGTGGTTGTAgaggtcatggggaactggagggGTTTGAGCAGTTAGTTGCTAGCTGAGGGCCTTGGTCACACACTCGCCCCCGTTTCCCTTGCCAGGAATGTGACCAGGTCCATATAGAAGATGTGGCTTCTGATGACAACGGGCAGGACCTCAGGTGGGTGAGCAGTGCGTTGCTGAAAGCATTACACACCTCTGGCACCTTTGTGTCTCCCTCTGATGTACTGGAACTTAAGCCCCCTGCGTGCAAATCACTCGTGCTGCTCCtgtgtttccatagcaactACAACTTTGCAGCAGACGGCTTCTCTGCCCACAGCGGCAGCTCAGGACAAGGATCCGGTGGTGTGCAGGGCGGAGTGGAATGGATGCGCAAGCTGGCCTTCCGCTACCGGCGGCTGCGGGAGATCTACAGCAGCTTCAAGAGTAACGTGGGCGGTAAGAGCACCCCCTCCTGGGCAAACATGGCGCAGCACAGGGGCCCCCGCTCAGGACACTGAGAGACAGAAGCAGGGTGCAGGGCAGGGTACGGGGCTCTTATTCTGTGAATGGGAAGTTGAGGTGTACTGCAGGGCACAGCTGTGAACTGAAGCTCCGTGTTcttcaggactgctgaatcctgTGAAGAGGGAACAGCTCCTGCGTCTCCAGGCCGACATCGAGAGTGTGACTGACTCCTGGATGAGCACCGCCCTCAAGTCCCTGCTGCTCATCCAGTCCAGGTGTGTGTGGAGCGGGAGGCGTTACACTTTGTTGCTCAAGCAGACAAGGTGCAGCTGCTCGACctgctcaggtgtgtgtgtgtgtgtgtgtccatccatccacaggGGCCGCTGCGTGAACATCCTGGTCACAACCACACAGCTGGTCCCAGCCCTGGCCAAGGTGCTGCTGTATGGCCTGGGAGATGTGTTCCCCATCGAAAACATCTACAGCGCCACTAAAATAGGTAACCCTTTCCtgccccttcccttccctccggGGAGATGCTTTCGTGCCCTGTGATGGTCCTGCCATTGGCCAATGTGGCTCccactgctcacacacacaggaaaggAGAGCTGCTTCGAACGCATAGTGTCGCGCTTCGGGAAGAAGGTCACATATGTGGTCATAGGGGATGGACGCGACGAGGAGCTCGCTGCTAAGCAGGTGAGGTCTCCACACACGCATCAGGCAGAAGAGTGGTCTGGCCCctggctcctcctcttccacttACTCCTCTTCCTGTCATTACAGCACAACATGCCTTTCTGGCGCATCTCGACACACGGGGACCTTGTCTCCCTGCACCAAGCCTTGGAGTTGGATTTCCTGTAGGCTGCGACGCTACTGCTGGGCCCCAGCAGGGTCAGGAACACCCCAGTCTTCCTGGGTTGACTGACACTCGAAACCAATAGGCAGCAGATCTGGGACTCAACTGGAATGGGGTGGACATCTCTCTCAACGGCAGCTATCTGCTTTTCAGCCTGACCTGACGTGATCCCCCTTGTGGCCGTAGGTCTGCTGTCACAACGGTTTGTTGGGTTTGATTAGTTTTTCTTCGGGATTGACCAAAAGTTCACACACTGCTCTGGAatatagctgtgtgtctgtgtgtgtgcgtttaaagaaaagggggaaaaaaaaagaaaaaaaggatttaCTGATGTGACAGCATGCACCTGCAAACAACTTGTGTTGATGGAAGGACGTTGGAAAAAATATCTAATGACAATTTTGTGTGACCTCAGTCCTGTCCAGCTGGTTGGTCTCTGGCAGGGAACATGCCCATTTCCAGGAAGACGCCCCAGTGCCTCAGAGCGGCAGTACCGCGGTACAGGCCAGGAGTCACTGTGTAGAGTGAAGTGTACTTGCGACTGGACCGCTGCAGTCCTGAGAGTGATCAGATGGACAACGAGGTGTTTCCCTGAGTTCGAAACCCCCCTCGGAGCACCTTTTGGgacgtttccatggcaatggcAATGCCCCTGCCCCTCCCTCACACCAGGCCCCtccattttcctgtttttcacagaaatgCGTTTCATTTTGAAACGTCTGCTCTCCACAATACGGGCACCTGAATACTGCAACCCTCGCTCTGTACCTTCAGCACCCGTTGTGGTAAATCCATGTAAGAACAGTTTAATCGTGTGATATGTTGGCTGTACACCGCCCGCCCCGAGTAGGCCACAAGTGCCGGGGTGGGGGCTGTCGCAGCCTGAGCCTGAGGATGATCCTTCTCTCCCACGCAAACAGGAACAGCTTGACAATACCCAATGTGTACCATGTTTCTGCGCCTTTACTGCGTGTACTTCATTGCTCTGTGTAttgatgtgtgtttgtaaatatttatagtgCCTTTACCCAccattatatacacacacctatATAATCGCCTCTATAAGGGATGTACTGTGTTACGTGTCATGCGGAAGTAGccctcagctttttttttttttttttttggaaaaatatatattgcatcTATTCCTCTGTACCCGTTGCTATGGTGATGCTTTCCTGCAGTGCGATTGCCTTTGGTGTTCCCAGACCGACAGTGTGCTACATTTGCCCGATGGGGGCGTCCCAGCTCAGACTCCCCAGCACTGTTGTGaacttctcttcctctcctcttggCGGTTTTGATGGCCGCGCGTCTCACCCCCCGCGGTGCTGAGAGCCACTTCGTTTTGCACAGACAATCGAGGGCAGCAGGTTGGGCCCCTCCCACACAGAGGCTGCGTGcgcccatgtgtgtgtgtgtaggggtcAGTCAGTGTCCTCTGGCACGGAGAGGTGGGAGGGGTCCAGCAACACATCCCTCAAAGATGAACAAGTGTCTTTGTGTAACTGTACATCTGTTCCATTGAACCGTTGGGCATCTTTCCACATCACTTCACGATGTACCAGCAGAAGGTCCCTTCAGCCCAGTGATGGTCAGGGGCCCACGGTGCCCATCTTTGATCTTAAGGTGAGCAGGAGCGCTTCAGGTGGACAGAAAGGTCCTGCGGGAACACTAAGTGTGGACTCAGCCATCCACGTTGgcagtgtgtgtcctgcagcGTTGTCGACATGTCTGTGTTCAGGCTGTCCTTCCTCGTTAAACACGTCAACTCCTGCAGATGGAAGTGTCTCTGCTTGGAGCTGCACGTGACCATAGGGAATCTGTGGACTCTTTGTAGCGCTCTTgtgttaattttctttctttttttgaaagtttttgtaCTGGAATGTTCTGCAGGGTTTGTGGAATGAAAGAAATCCATCTCAAgacaataaattttttttttttgtttttttttttggtctgatcTCTGTCCTCCCGCTCTTCTGCACCTTTACACCGTAACAGCCAAACATCTCCACCCCCTCCGCAGCCTGTGTGCTGGTCGAGGTCGACAGTCGCTGTGCTCCTAGTGGATGTGGACATGGACGTGTCCTAGGTGCAGAAGTCTGGCAACGAAAGATCAGTGGCTGCAGCCTGTTAGAGCTGTGCTCTATAGAGGATATGTAGGTTGTCACAGGGCTGAGGGGTGACACCGTTCACCAGGCACACTGGTCAACTGTACGGCCGGAGATAGAATGGACACACAACATCCCTAGGGTCCTCGTTTCACACATTTATTGGACAgaaacttgaaacacatgtatttaaCACTAATTAGTTGCAGCTCCTGGAAATGCGATGTAGCAAAAGTGTTTTCTGtatcaaatacattttctaGTTTTCAGCTGGTACCGTCACATCACTTGGCATTAATGCGGTCATGAAACAGCTTTACGTGTCCGTAAAATTGTGTAGGCAGAGCATAGCAGCACTTCAACAATCTTCCATGAGTGAACACGACACCTTTATGCATCACTAACACAATCCAATCCCTGCGTTCGTTTATTGGTTAACTGCACACTTAGGCATAGTCACTACATCCTACCTCGATCCCAAGAGAGTACCTCTGGGTGAATCCATCTGACTACTGCATCCCTTCTTCCAATTTTGAGAGTTCgtaagtgccccccccccagcttacGCTGATATTTCTTTTCTCCGGAGGGGGGTGCTCGGGAACGTAAAAACAGCTGGCATGGTAGGCCATCCTCTTGTTCTGCCTCCGCCACAGATAGGACGCCTGAACCGAGAAGGACCTGAAAGACACCTGGTTGTCGGGTGCATCCTCCCCTGCTGCAGGGGGCAGCGCGAGCGTCGGGTGGAAACTGTGATAGTAGAGCAGTTTGAGCAGAAGACCCAGCAAGTTGGAGACGATCAAGGCGGAGACGAGCCATGGCGCGTAGAGCTGCATCTCCTCGCTCTCGCTGAGGCACCACCACGTGCTCACAACGATGACGCTATCGACAGCCATGAAGGAGTGGTAGATGAGCGCCCTGCACCGTGTGCGGCCCTCCGCCACGTTGAACCAGCTGAAGTACCAGACTAGGCCCACCATAGCCCGGTACAGCCACTCGCCACCGGTGCTGTCCATGAAGGTGGTCCTCTGCAGACGGGCCCAGAGCACGAGGGCCGAccagagcagcaggaagtgcaGGGGGAAGCAGTGGGGCAGCGCGCACGCGAACATGGCCAGGCAGCACATCCTCGCACCAATCAGCAGCAGGTTCCACGCAAAGTACACGGCAGATGATCCCAAGCCCTGCGTGGCCTTCTCAGGCAAGAAGGAGCGTAGGGAGCGGTGGTAGTCCACCACCATCCAGGCGATAGAGATCGTGGAGGCCGCCAAACTGAGCCCTGCAGCAGAGGGCAGAGCGAATAAAGCCGGATTCCAAAGTCCGACGCAGACCCAGCGCCTGCGGAGCGCGTGCCCGCGGTACTCACCCTGCAAGAGATCGGCCTGGTTGGTGCGGAGCACGATGTAGAGCACCAGCGTGAGCTGTGGGGCGCTCTCGCAGAACGTCTCGATAAGTCGCAGCATGCTCAGGTCGTGGGTCATGTAGGTAAGGGCCTCGGCGCCCCGTGCTTCTCCACAGCACACGCGGACGCCCTGCCACAGCGCGGAGACGTGCCTGCGAACACAACCACGGGTTTAGTCTCGGCGGCGTCGCCCTGTCCCGTCCTCGATGGCGACTCCACCGGCGACATGCACCCTGAGGTCCTCCTGAGGTTCGCCACTGCGGACAAGCTCCGGAGCTCAGCGTGCATCTACGCCGCGGCCAGAGCCGGGGGCCACGAGCTACCGGAGAGAAAGAGCGGAGAGAGGGTCGCTTCGAGGTCACGGTCGGGCCTTACGCGACGCCACAGCCGTCTTATCGCTTGGGAGCGCCCACGCGCCGGACAAGCCCACCGCGGAGCGCAGCCTGGCGTCGCGGAGGTGTCCGTGCCGGGACTCTCCGGGCTTCTCCTGCCGAGCCACGGCCCGAGCGACGAGGGACGCCCTCCGTCAGGAACTCGCGTGAGCGGGCAGGCCGTCGCGCCACGATTGCGCGCGGAAGCCGACCGATTGGAGAAGCTCCACGTTCCCCTGCGTCACGTGAAGGAACCTCGAGCGACTCCTCCGTTAAACGTTTAATAGCAGCTGGATGCGCAgaggttagtgctgctgcctttggagccagaGGTGGCCAGTGCgcgagtgtgcgtgcgtgcgtgcttcccgaaacaacaacaacgacaacaagCGGCGCACGTGCGTCGCCGGAGTGTCACCGGAACGTCAAGAGTTGCGTGTG
This genomic interval from Scleropages formosus chromosome 23, fSclFor1.1, whole genome shotgun sequence contains the following:
- the eya3 gene encoding protein phosphatase EYA3 isoform X2 — protein: MDKSQEPPQLPVSWECWCIVFLELLVHFSLIIRGAGATLLQEVDTLVSVVSERGAAPPLCTNPSRLLLAALHLGLASYTVELSPLALFLSLSLSLQAKKARHDLDVDAEVDVRESVVTSESSPSTEGDINSYPTPAGPQLNTGDREPSGNQVSEEPLDSYINTAVSSKGLPPAAGDVFAPQTYHGTKSYPHVPPQTGNPAIASFPALTQSPTYSAFPPAAQSYGLPPFGAMWPGIKTETGLAEAPSVGQTGFLSFSAPYTSAQPGQLHYSYPGQGASFTASSVYANSPAGTLVTTASVTQTHQEYSSYSPLAHSHFPQFYSPPPTYTPTSLSSSSSGGDSEGVSVAGYPSGKAEGNAETSITDSSVAVAPPAGMRERDEGGCRNSSGKAKAKARKSESTLPVDSNLERIFLWDLDETIIIFHSLLTGTFAQKFGKDQTTVLNLGLQMEELIFELADTHLFFNDLEECDQVHIEDVASDDNGQDLSNYNFAADGFSAHSGSSGQGSGGVQGGVEWMRKLAFRYRRLREIYSSFKSNVGGLLNPVKREQLLRLQADIESVTDSWMSTALKSLLLIQSRGRCVNILVTTTQLVPALAKVLLYGLGDVFPIENIYSATKIGKESCFERIVSRFGKKVTYVVIGDGRDEELAAKQHNMPFWRISTHGDLVSLHQALELDFL
- the eya3 gene encoding protein phosphatase EYA3 isoform X5, which produces MWPGIKTETGLAEAPSVGQTGFLSFSAPYTSAQPGQLHYSYPGQGASFTASSVYANSPAGTLVTTASVTQTHQEYSSYSPLAHSHFPQFYSPPPTYTPTSLSSSSSGGDSEGVSVAGYPSGKAEGNAETSITDSSVAVAPPAGMRERDEGGCRNSSGKAKAKARKSESTLPVDSNLERIFLWDLDETIIIFHSLLTGTFAQKFGKDQTTVLNLGLQMEELIFELADTHLFFNDLEECDQVHIEDVASDDNGQDLSNYNFAADGFSAHSGSSGQGSGGVQGGVEWMRKLAFRYRRLREIYSSFKSNVGGLLNPVKREQLLRLQADIESVTDSWMSTALKSLLLIQSRGRCVNILVTTTQLVPALAKVLLYGLGDVFPIENIYSATKIGKESCFERIVSRFGKKVTYVVIGDGRDEELAAKQVRSPHTHQAEEWSGPWLLLFHLLLFLSLQHNMPFWRISTHGDLVSLHQALELDFL
- the eya3 gene encoding protein phosphatase EYA3 isoform X1, translated to MDKSQEPPQLPVSWECWCIVFLELLVHFSLIIRGAGATLLQEVDTLVSVVSERGAAPPLCTNPSRLLLAALHLGLASYTVELSPLALFLSLSLSLQAKKARHDLDVDAEVDVRESVVTSESSPSTEGDINSYPTPAGPQLNTGDREPSGNQVSEEPLDSYINTAVSSKGLPPAAGDVFAPQTYHGTKSYPHVPPQTGNPAIASFPALTQSPTYSAFPPAAQSYGLPPFGAMWPGIKTETGLAEAPSVGQTGFLSFSAPYTSAQPGQLHYSYPGQGASFTASSVYANSPAGTLVTTASVTQTHQEYSSYSPLAHSHFPQFYSPPPTYTPTSLSSSSSGGDSEGVSVAGYPSGKAEGNAETSITDSSVAVAPPAGMRERDEGGCRNSSGKAKAKARKSESTLPVDSNLERIFLWDLDETIIIFHSLLTGTFAQKFGKDQTTVLNLGLQMEELIFELADTHLFFNDLEECDQVHIEDVASDDNGQDLSNYNFAADGFSAHSGSSGQGSGGVQGGVEWMRKLAFRYRRLREIYSSFKSNVGGLLNPVKREQLLRLQADIESVTDSWMSTALKSLLLIQSRGRCVNILVTTTQLVPALAKVLLYGLGDVFPIENIYSATKIGKESCFERIVSRFGKKVTYVVIGDGRDEELAAKQVRSPHTHQAEEWSGPWLLLFHLLLFLSLQHNMPFWRISTHGDLVSLHQALELDFL
- the eya3 gene encoding protein phosphatase EYA3 isoform X4, yielding MDKSQEPPQLPAKKARHDLDVDAEVDVRESVVTSESSPSTEGDINSYPTPAGPQLNTGDREPSGNQVSEEPLDSYINTAVSSKGLPPAAGDVFAPQTYHGTKSYPHVPPQTGNPAIASFPALTQSPTYSAFPPAAQSYGLPPFGAMWPGIKTETGLAEAPSVGQTGFLSFSAPYTSAQPGQLHYSYPGQGASFTASSVYANSPAGTLVTTASVTQTHQEYSSYSPLAHSHFPQFYSPPPTYTPTSLSSSSSGGDSEGVSVAGYPSGKAEGNAETSITDSSVAVAPPAGMRERDEGGCRNSSGKAKAKARKSESTLPVDSNLERIFLWDLDETIIIFHSLLTGTFAQKFGKDQTTVLNLGLQMEELIFELADTHLFFNDLEECDQVHIEDVASDDNGQDLSNYNFAADGFSAHSGSSGQGSGGVQGGVEWMRKLAFRYRRLREIYSSFKSNVGGLLNPVKREQLLRLQADIESVTDSWMSTALKSLLLIQSRGRCVNILVTTTQLVPALAKVLLYGLGDVFPIENIYSATKIGKESCFERIVSRFGKKVTYVVIGDGRDEELAAKQVRSPHTHQAEEWSGPWLLLFHLLLFLSLQHNMPFWRISTHGDLVSLHQALELDFL
- the eya3 gene encoding protein phosphatase EYA3 isoform X3, with translation MDKSQEPPQLPVSWECWCIVFLELLVHFSLIIRGAGATLLQEVDTLVSVVSERGAAPPLCTNPSRLLLAALHLGLASYTVELSPLALFLSLSLSLQAKKARHDLDVDAEVDVRESVVTSESSPSTEGDINSYPTPAGPQLNTGDREPSGNQVSEEPLDSYINTAVSSKGLPPAAGDVFAPQTYHGTKSYPHVPPQTGNPAIASFPALTQSPTYSAFPPAAQSYGLPPFGASFTASSVYANSPAGTLVTTASVTQTHQEYSSYSPLAHSHFPQFYSPPPTYTPTSLSSSSSGGDSEGVSVAGYPSGKAEGNAETSITDSSVAVAPPAGMRERDEGGCRNSSGKAKAKARKSESTLPVDSNLERIFLWDLDETIIIFHSLLTGTFAQKFGKDQTTVLNLGLQMEELIFELADTHLFFNDLEECDQVHIEDVASDDNGQDLSNYNFAADGFSAHSGSSGQGSGGVQGGVEWMRKLAFRYRRLREIYSSFKSNVGGLLNPVKREQLLRLQADIESVTDSWMSTALKSLLLIQSRGRCVNILVTTTQLVPALAKVLLYGLGDVFPIENIYSATKIGKESCFERIVSRFGKKVTYVVIGDGRDEELAAKQVRSPHTHQAEEWSGPWLLLFHLLLFLSLQHNMPFWRISTHGDLVSLHQALELDFL
- the eya3 gene encoding protein phosphatase EYA3 isoform X6, producing MDKSQEPPQLPAKKARHDLDVDAEVDVRESVVTSESSPSTEGDINSYPTPAGPQLNTGDREPSGNQVSEEPLDSYINTAVSSKGLPPAAGDVFAPQTYHGTKSYPHVPPQTGNPAIASFPALTQSPTYSAFPPAAQSYGLPPFGAMWPGIKTETGLAEAPSVGQTGFLSFSAPYTSAQPGQLHYSYPGQGASFTASSVYANSPAGTLVTTASVTQTHQEYSSYSPLAHSHFPQFYSPPPTYTPTSLSSSSSGGDSEGVSVAGYPSGKAEGNAETSITDSSVAVAPPAGMRERDEGGCRNSSGKAKAKARKSESTLPVDSNLERIFLWDLDETIIIFHSLLTGTFAQKFGKDQTTVLNLGLQMEELIFELADTHLFFNDLEECDQVHIEDVASDDNGQDLSNYNFAADGFSAHSGSSGQGSGGVQGGVEWMRKLAFRYRRLREIYSSFKSNVGGLLNPVKREQLLRLQADIESVTDSWMSTALKSLLLIQSRGRCVNILVTTTQLVPALAKVLLYGLGDVFPIENIYSATKIGKESCFERIVSRFGKKVTYVVIGDGRDEELAAKQHNMPFWRISTHGDLVSLHQALELDFL